A window of the Bdellovibrio sp. ZAP7 genome harbors these coding sequences:
- a CDS encoding TonB-dependent receptor — protein MRIFIAVLFTIQASLAHAQTAEQTPQTTPETATTEKPAETYKLQQVQILGNKEDKSYLESTESITVIQAESYDKGVKADSLKSINGLPNVQVNKNDNTFSLRGINNIGVTGYQKDNLASILVDDVFQTDLAISAGAFDFWDLDHVEIYRGAQSTTQGINSLAGNILLFHRKATDATEGAAKAGFGSYGYKEVGVVSNYKLSEDLFGRTSVNVERYDGFIENVTTGNDRWGRQDKNYISQDLVYKLNAFDEIRWNIKILNNEAGGTYSQSTDPFDYKVYEDVDNRALTNNQQTSLRYTKKINENSSNETILAYSQSDQDATADADGTSAATAGTRYEDHKDSYLSVENLYKYQSEKVKNVLGLHYHDYVIKDDYNFNVLAPGPIPVRQKTEKYQNTYAIFDSMLYKFNENHALNLGLRYEYMQNKYDSYIVYGSTRTASGNEEGGILLPKIGYILTEGISSYGISYTQGYRTGGVSVNRWTSTVAEYDPETTHNFELSYKRVQDQLKVAANVFYTHWVDQQVLVQYAANNPYNSAIVNAASSELYGAELEATYNINAHNALTAGVGYNHTRFIDFKGPLNQNYDGNEFPFASPWTGSVNYTFKPTDAWNWDNTLRYLSSSYGDAANTKSAPEQWYLDTSLAYLMAQWKLNSEFYIRNVLDQKYVTYDASNAYYGTKVYQVNSPREFGVRVTYFW, from the coding sequence ATGAGAATTTTCATCGCAGTATTGTTCACGATCCAGGCAAGCCTCGCGCATGCCCAGACGGCGGAACAAACACCACAGACGACACCAGAGACGGCGACAACGGAAAAACCCGCAGAAACCTACAAACTGCAACAAGTGCAGATTTTGGGGAATAAAGAAGACAAATCCTACTTGGAAAGTACAGAGTCCATTACTGTCATCCAAGCTGAGTCCTACGATAAAGGGGTTAAGGCCGACTCCTTGAAGTCCATCAATGGTCTTCCCAACGTTCAAGTGAATAAGAACGACAATACTTTCAGCCTTCGCGGTATTAACAATATCGGCGTGACAGGGTATCAAAAAGACAACTTGGCATCGATCCTGGTAGACGATGTATTCCAAACGGATCTCGCCATCTCTGCTGGCGCTTTTGATTTCTGGGATTTGGATCACGTAGAAATCTATCGGGGTGCTCAATCCACAACTCAAGGTATCAACTCGCTCGCGGGTAACATCCTTTTGTTCCACCGTAAAGCCACGGATGCGACCGAGGGCGCAGCTAAAGCCGGTTTTGGCAGCTACGGTTACAAAGAAGTCGGCGTGGTGTCCAACTATAAACTAAGCGAAGACCTTTTTGGTCGTACTTCTGTGAACGTAGAACGTTATGATGGCTTCATCGAAAACGTAACGACGGGCAATGATCGTTGGGGACGTCAAGATAAGAATTATATCTCCCAGGATTTGGTTTATAAATTGAATGCGTTCGACGAGATTCGTTGGAACATCAAAATTCTCAACAATGAAGCTGGCGGTACATATTCGCAATCGACAGATCCTTTTGATTATAAAGTTTATGAAGATGTCGACAACCGTGCATTGACGAACAATCAACAAACCAGCCTTCGTTATACTAAAAAAATCAACGAGAACTCATCGAATGAAACGATTCTGGCTTACTCGCAAAGTGACCAAGATGCGACTGCTGACGCGGATGGAACTTCGGCTGCGACTGCGGGAACTCGTTACGAAGATCATAAGGACAGCTATCTCAGCGTTGAAAACCTGTACAAATACCAAAGCGAAAAAGTAAAGAACGTTTTGGGTTTGCACTATCATGACTACGTTATCAAAGATGACTACAACTTTAACGTGTTAGCTCCAGGTCCTATCCCAGTTCGTCAAAAAACTGAAAAGTACCAAAACACCTATGCGATCTTTGATTCCATGCTTTATAAGTTCAATGAAAATCATGCGTTGAACTTGGGTCTTCGCTATGAGTATATGCAGAACAAATACGATTCTTACATCGTTTACGGTTCAACAAGAACTGCCAGCGGAAACGAAGAGGGCGGCATCCTGCTTCCTAAAATCGGTTACATCCTGACGGAAGGTATTAGTTCTTACGGTATTTCCTATACTCAAGGGTATCGCACGGGTGGAGTCAGCGTGAATCGTTGGACGTCAACCGTGGCCGAGTACGACCCAGAAACGACTCATAACTTTGAATTAAGCTATAAGCGTGTTCAAGATCAGCTGAAAGTGGCTGCGAACGTGTTTTACACTCACTGGGTGGATCAACAGGTTCTGGTACAATACGCAGCGAACAATCCCTACAATTCAGCGATCGTGAATGCGGCAAGCTCTGAATTGTACGGTGCGGAACTGGAAGCGACTTACAATATCAATGCCCACAATGCGCTGACGGCAGGTGTGGGTTACAACCATACACGCTTCATCGACTTTAAAGGTCCTTTAAATCAAAACTATGACGGTAACGAGTTCCCCTTCGCCAGCCCATGGACAGGAAGTGTGAACTATACCTTTAAGCCGACAGATGCCTGGAACTGGGATAATACACTTCGCTACTTGTCTTCAAGCTATGGCGATGCTGCGAATACCAAGTCGGCTCCGGAGCAATGGTACTTGGATACGTCTTTGGCGTACTTAATGGCGCAATGGAAATTGAACTCTGAGTTCTATATCCGTAACGTCCTTGACCAAAAATATGTAACCTACGATGCAAGTAACGCCTACTATGGAACAAAAGTTTACCAAGTGAATTCGCCACGCGAATTCGGCGTGCGCGTAACATACTTCTGGTAA
- a CDS encoding lysine N(6)-hydroxylase/L-ornithine N(5)-oxygenase family protein encodes MEQKYNLIGIGIGVFNLSLAALADKTAGIHSAFFDGKPSFDWHSEIMFADSEMQTSFLKDLVMGADPTNPYSFMNYLVQNGLYYSFMNTNRQVVTRREFEMYCQWVSKQLNHRLNFGAQIDEVNFKDGQFLVRSGNNIAKSDNICIGTGLTPNVPDFAKDFIGPKVFHAKSPYLKTLDVTGKNVVVIGGGQTGIEIFRNCFKGKWGEPSSTRLISSRANLEPLDNSPFVNEYFTPYYVEEFFGLDQNLKDPIVRHQKMASDGNTPEYLEALYNDIYQLRHVHQSEAIVEILPSRCMDRLEEAGSGYKLTVSSTFSNKTETHHADIVILSTGFRTRIPHIIEPIQHMIDFDNTGRFILQKNFSVKWKGPSQNKIYAMNFSRHGHGISEPQTSLMAWRSATILNDMLGKEHYKTSKMVPNFVSYKGL; translated from the coding sequence ATGGAACAAAAATACAATCTTATAGGAATTGGTATCGGCGTCTTCAATCTAAGCCTTGCGGCCTTGGCAGATAAAACTGCGGGGATCCACAGTGCTTTCTTTGACGGTAAACCAAGTTTCGACTGGCACTCAGAAATCATGTTTGCAGATTCTGAAATGCAAACCTCTTTCTTAAAAGACCTGGTGATGGGAGCGGACCCTACAAACCCGTATAGCTTCATGAACTATCTGGTTCAAAATGGTTTGTATTACTCTTTCATGAATACGAATCGCCAAGTGGTGACTCGCCGTGAATTTGAAATGTACTGCCAATGGGTCAGCAAACAATTGAACCACCGTTTGAACTTTGGCGCGCAAATCGACGAAGTAAACTTCAAAGACGGTCAGTTCCTGGTTCGTTCTGGTAACAACATCGCTAAATCCGACAATATCTGTATCGGAACGGGTCTAACTCCCAACGTTCCTGATTTTGCCAAAGACTTCATCGGTCCTAAAGTATTTCACGCAAAATCTCCTTATCTTAAAACATTGGATGTCACTGGTAAGAACGTTGTGGTGATTGGTGGCGGTCAGACAGGGATTGAAATCTTCCGCAACTGCTTTAAAGGCAAATGGGGCGAGCCATCCAGCACTCGTCTGATTTCCAGCCGCGCGAACCTGGAGCCACTAGATAACTCTCCGTTCGTTAACGAATACTTCACACCCTATTACGTAGAAGAATTCTTTGGCTTGGATCAAAACCTTAAAGATCCTATCGTTCGTCATCAAAAGATGGCTTCTGATGGAAATACACCAGAGTATTTGGAAGCTCTTTACAATGACATCTACCAACTTCGACACGTTCATCAAAGTGAAGCGATCGTAGAGATCTTGCCTTCGCGTTGCATGGATCGCCTGGAAGAGGCCGGGAGTGGCTATAAACTGACTGTCAGCAGCACGTTTTCGAACAAAACGGAAACGCACCATGCTGATATCGTGATTCTAAGCACGGGCTTTAGAACTCGCATCCCGCACATCATCGAGCCGATTCAACACATGATTGATTTTGATAACACCGGCCGCTTTATTTTGCAGAAGAACTTTTCTGTGAAATGGAAGGGCCCTTCGCAGAATAAGATCTATGCCATGAACTTTAGCCGTCATGGGCATGGAATCTCTGAACCGCAAACGAGCTTGATGGCCTGGAGATCGGCGACCATCTTGAACGACATGCTGGGTAAAGAGCACTACAAAACATCTAAAATGGTTCCTAATTTTGTTAGTTATAAAGGATTATAA
- a CDS encoding IucA/IucC family siderophore biosynthesis protein has protein sequence MNLKANTLHSGSAWVRVNQNLVAKSLQELSYEQILKPATTDGQNFVFALQSGIEYHCQGWQGIWTDIKVEADSIVRVVDGIKMPVKSAGQFFIDCQKETGMDDIILGNFLEEMHNTLFSDLRIEQKQAEQTSTEMTKWSGLKIQSILNGHPKLLLNKGRITWSEGDLAEFAPESQPLIRLMWLAVRKNSALAAQMPGVNTDVILAQSMDEAELKRFNQELTELEINKAEHVFVPVHPWQWDRFIQVQFAAELSTGVIKALGVFGDQYQPQISIRTLSNVTRPGLWDIKLPVTILNTSSIRGIAAKYIPVGGELSQKMNDICAKDDVLKNVQVLSEKAGVSFQHPIYRQLALAPYRYHEYLGAIWRECAESKAGVGETSVLTGSFFHKDTDGKSLLGAYVKASGLTMSQWLRQYFEVVVVPLYHLQLKYGIGLVSHGQNIVLKLKDHAPVGLIIKDFQGDLRVAKGSVLVEESANLASHLLQLPRNYLIHDLFTGHFVTVLRFISEVLQECDGYSEYEFYGILGEVLRDYLSTTGKNLNVDDSVNLLAEKMPRVLVNKVRFKIGYADSHERPVPMVGDELMNPIVLGLNKGAL, from the coding sequence GTGAATTTAAAAGCGAACACACTTCATTCTGGATCTGCATGGGTGCGGGTCAATCAGAACCTGGTGGCGAAAAGCCTTCAGGAGCTTAGCTATGAGCAAATTCTGAAGCCAGCCACGACGGACGGCCAAAATTTCGTGTTCGCATTGCAAAGTGGTATCGAATACCACTGTCAGGGGTGGCAGGGGATTTGGACCGATATCAAAGTCGAAGCTGATTCCATCGTTCGCGTCGTTGACGGCATTAAAATGCCGGTCAAAAGCGCAGGCCAATTCTTTATCGACTGCCAAAAAGAAACTGGCATGGATGACATTATTCTGGGGAACTTCTTAGAAGAAATGCACAACACATTGTTTTCGGACCTGCGCATTGAACAAAAACAGGCAGAACAAACTTCAACTGAAATGACGAAATGGTCAGGCCTAAAAATTCAATCAATCCTCAATGGCCATCCCAAACTTTTGCTGAATAAAGGCCGCATCACGTGGAGTGAAGGGGATCTGGCAGAGTTTGCACCTGAAAGTCAGCCTTTGATTCGTTTGATGTGGTTGGCAGTTCGTAAAAACTCGGCCTTGGCAGCCCAAATGCCAGGAGTAAACACCGACGTTATTTTGGCGCAGTCCATGGATGAAGCGGAACTAAAACGTTTCAATCAAGAGCTTACGGAACTTGAAATCAACAAGGCAGAGCACGTTTTCGTTCCTGTTCACCCATGGCAGTGGGATCGTTTTATTCAGGTTCAATTTGCCGCGGAACTTTCCACGGGCGTGATCAAAGCTTTGGGAGTTTTCGGTGACCAATATCAACCGCAAATTTCGATTCGTACGCTTTCAAACGTCACTCGTCCAGGTCTTTGGGATATCAAACTTCCAGTTACGATCCTAAATACTTCCAGCATCCGTGGTATTGCCGCGAAATACATTCCAGTGGGTGGTGAGCTGTCGCAAAAGATGAACGACATCTGCGCGAAAGACGACGTTCTTAAAAACGTTCAAGTCTTAAGTGAAAAAGCGGGCGTAAGCTTTCAACATCCGATCTATAGGCAATTGGCTTTGGCTCCATATCGTTATCACGAATACTTGGGCGCCATCTGGAGAGAGTGCGCAGAATCCAAAGCGGGTGTAGGAGAAACTTCAGTTTTGACTGGCAGTTTCTTCCATAAAGATACCGATGGAAAATCATTGTTGGGTGCTTACGTAAAGGCTTCGGGGCTGACCATGTCACAATGGCTTCGCCAGTATTTCGAAGTCGTCGTGGTGCCGCTGTACCACCTGCAACTGAAATACGGCATTGGCCTGGTTTCCCATGGGCAAAACATTGTTTTGAAACTTAAAGATCACGCACCGGTGGGGTTGATCATTAAAGACTTCCAGGGTGATCTTCGCGTGGCGAAGGGTTCTGTTCTGGTCGAGGAGTCTGCTAACTTGGCGAGCCATTTGTTGCAGCTTCCTCGCAATTATTTGATTCACGATTTGTTCACGGGACATTTTGTCACGGTTCTACGTTTTATCTCGGAAGTTTTGCAGGAGTGCGATGGATACTCAGAATACGAATTTTACGGAATTCTGGGCGAAGTCCTTCGCGATTATCTTTCAACTACGGGGAAAAACCTGAATGTGGATGACAGCGTCAACCTTCTGGCGGAAAAAATGCCTCGTGTGCTGGTAAATAAGGTGCGTTTCAAGATCGGCTATGCCGACTCCCACGAACGCCCAGTCCCCATGGTCGGTGACGAACTTATGAATCCCATTGTGTTGGGATTGAATAAAGGAGCACTGTAA
- a CDS encoding GNAT family N-acetyltransferase, with protein MKQTYLHVQEKKNFTAELADGVLTVSGPEVTVKFNIEDSGEKIQLSAKETSPASSLVAMEHLFVNKPELKTISVNQTATHRADFYQNPALWCTYGTQTLKPEQWMYSGDVHHPIRPQPRPGDLLYSRFVPSIGKTISFRVVDVERDLKTFHFWHNQPYVNEFWELAKPEAELKEYLEKGLVDLHSIPTFVEFDGVPVGYFEMYWTLEDRLGPYYDSEAFDRGFHLLIGNMEYLGFKNTDAILKSASHYLFLEEPRTRKIMAEPRSDNQRIIRYVETFPAWRKVKEFDFPHKRAALLECRREKFFLGNFL; from the coding sequence GTTTCAGGACCTGAAGTCACGGTAAAGTTTAATATCGAAGACAGTGGCGAGAAAATTCAGCTGAGCGCAAAAGAAACTTCTCCGGCATCTTCATTGGTTGCCATGGAGCATCTGTTTGTGAATAAGCCGGAACTTAAAACGATTTCAGTAAATCAAACAGCCACGCATCGTGCCGACTTTTATCAAAACCCAGCATTGTGGTGCACGTATGGGACGCAAACTTTGAAACCTGAGCAGTGGATGTATTCTGGCGATGTTCACCATCCCATTCGCCCACAACCACGTCCAGGGGATTTGCTTTATTCGCGCTTTGTGCCAAGCATTGGTAAGACGATTAGTTTCCGTGTGGTCGATGTCGAACGTGATCTAAAAACTTTTCATTTCTGGCACAATCAACCCTATGTGAACGAATTTTGGGAACTAGCAAAACCAGAAGCAGAACTTAAAGAATATCTGGAAAAAGGTTTGGTGGACCTGCATTCCATTCCAACCTTCGTGGAGTTTGACGGTGTTCCTGTTGGTTATTTCGAGATGTATTGGACTCTTGAAGACCGTTTGGGTCCTTACTATGACTCTGAAGCCTTCGACCGTGGTTTCCATTTGTTGATCGGAAACATGGAATACCTGGGCTTTAAAAATACTGACGCGATTCTAAAGTCTGCCAGCCATTACTTGTTTCTGGAAGAACCACGCACGCGTAAAATCATGGCCGAACCACGTTCAGACAATCAACGTATCATTCGTTATGTTGAGACTTTCCCCGCATGGAGAAAAGTGAAGGAATTTGATTTCCCTCATAAACGTGCAGCCCTTCTTGAATGCCGCCGCGAAAAGTTCTTTTTAGGGAACTTCCTGTGA